The uncultured Methanomethylovorans sp. genome contains a region encoding:
- a CDS encoding amidohydrolase family protein — MADIIIKNGHILTMEPGKEREFKNGVVVIENGLITEVGEKTHEIAETVVDAHGGIVMPGLVNTHTHAAMTLFRGYADDLPLSQWLQQHIWPAEAKLTESDIYKGSMLACLEMIKNGTTCFNDMYIHEDETAKAVEETGIRAALSYGMIDFGNKEKADAELNEGSRFVQKWHGKAGGRITAMYGPHAPNTCSQEFLVRVRDKAREDGVKIHIHVLETEAELKEMKEKYGMCSIHMLNNIDFFDSNVVAAHCVWLSDGDIKILAERGVNISHNPVSNMKLASGIAPVTKLLQNGANVCLGTDGCASNNNLDMFEEMKIAALLQKVSTMDPTALPAKEVLKMATVNGAKALGINAGRICKGALADVIIVDKNKAHTRPFYDASSHLVYAANGQDVMTTIVNGKLLMQDYKILCMDEMKVIEQASIAAEKLMARVK; from the coding sequence ATGGCTGACATAATCATAAAGAACGGGCATATCCTTACAATGGAACCCGGCAAGGAACGTGAGTTCAAGAACGGAGTGGTGGTTATAGAAAATGGACTCATCACAGAAGTTGGAGAAAAGACCCATGAAATTGCAGAAACAGTAGTGGATGCGCACGGAGGCATTGTTATGCCTGGGCTTGTGAACACACACACTCATGCGGCTATGACACTATTCAGAGGGTATGCAGATGATCTGCCCCTTTCACAGTGGCTCCAACAGCATATCTGGCCAGCGGAAGCAAAACTTACTGAAAGCGACATATATAAAGGCAGTATGCTGGCCTGCCTTGAGATGATCAAAAACGGTACTACTTGTTTCAATGATATGTACATCCATGAAGATGAAACGGCAAAAGCAGTAGAAGAAACAGGAATTAGGGCTGCTTTATCTTATGGGATGATAGATTTTGGAAATAAGGAGAAGGCAGATGCTGAATTGAATGAAGGTAGCCGATTTGTGCAGAAATGGCATGGAAAAGCAGGTGGCAGGATCACAGCAATGTATGGGCCACATGCACCTAACACCTGCTCCCAGGAATTCCTGGTGAGAGTAAGGGACAAGGCAAGAGAAGATGGTGTGAAGATACACATCCATGTGCTGGAAACAGAAGCTGAACTGAAAGAGATGAAAGAAAAATATGGTATGTGCTCTATACACATGCTAAACAACATTGACTTTTTTGACAGCAATGTGGTAGCTGCCCATTGTGTTTGGTTATCTGATGGAGATATTAAGATATTGGCAGAACGTGGAGTGAATATATCCCATAATCCTGTAAGCAACATGAAACTTGCATCTGGAATTGCGCCTGTGACAAAGCTTCTGCAAAATGGAGCAAATGTGTGCCTAGGAACTGATGGATGCGCCTCAAACAATAACCTTGATATGTTTGAGGAAATGAAAATCGCAGCATTACTGCAGAAGGTCAGCACCATGGACCCGACAGCACTGCCTGCAAAAGAAGTGCTTAAGATGGCAACAGTAAATGGTGCTAAAGCACTGGGTATAAACGCAGGCAGAATATGCAAAGGAGCACTTGCGGACGTAATAATAGTTGACAAAAATAAAGCTCATACGAGACCATTCTACGATGCTTCCTCGCACTTGGTATATGCTGCTAATGGACAGGATGTAATGACAACCATCGTTAATGGAAAACTGCTAATGCAGGATTATAAAATACTCTGCATGGATGAAATGAAAGTTATAGAACAGGCAAGCATAGCTGCAGAAAAACTTATGGCAAGAGTAAAGTAA
- a CDS encoding HD domain-containing protein: MDLIEQTREYVLEVLADEPSTHDMPHIERVEDVCMRIRDKEGGDELVLRLAALLHDVGIVKEHQEGGDHAQYSAEIAKEFLTVAGANKDVIEHVTACIRSHRFSRGLEAQTLEAKILQDADRIDALGAVGIFRSLVSMGALRALKSTIGTVKETSMNAYTEDPIEGFYEYMEKKPFKILERLNTGTAREIAKERLKLMQLYLNALQEETCYIK, translated from the coding sequence ATGGATCTGATAGAGCAGACAAGAGAATATGTATTAGAAGTGCTCGCAGATGAGCCCAGTACCCATGATATGCCCCACATAGAGCGCGTAGAGGACGTATGTATGCGCATAAGGGATAAAGAGGGAGGCGATGAACTGGTCCTTCGCCTTGCTGCACTCCTTCATGATGTAGGTATCGTGAAAGAGCATCAGGAAGGAGGTGACCATGCCCAGTACAGCGCCGAGATAGCAAAGGAATTCCTTACAGTTGCAGGTGCTAACAAAGACGTAATAGAACATGTGACAGCTTGCATCCGATCCCACAGATTCAGCCGCGGGCTTGAGGCACAGACACTGGAAGCAAAGATATTACAGGATGCTGATAGGATAGATGCCCTTGGTGCTGTGGGTATTTTCAGGTCCCTGGTCTCTATGGGCGCTTTGCGTGCCTTGAAGTCCACCATAGGAACAGTGAAAGAGACATCTATGAACGCTTATACAGAAGATCCTATTGAGGGTTTTTACGAATATATGGAAAAGAAACCTTTCAAAATATTAGAAAGGCTTAACACTGGCACTGCCAGAGAGATAGCAAAGGAGAGACTAAAGCTTATGCAGTTGTATCTTAATGCACTTCAAGAAGAAACCTGCTACATCAAGTGA
- a CDS encoding 4-phosphopantoate--beta-alanine ligase — protein sequence MTHIPEDHPRYASLITREKIVEGVQMGITSQQGLVAQGRGEAFDYLIGERTIESAAIAERVAVAYLLTAQKPVISINGNTAALVPGALVSLADVTGAQLEVNLFHRSDARVHMIIDHLKAYGAGHVLGAKGDARIDLSHDRGIVDHEGIYAADVVLVPLEDGDRCQKLVEIGKIVIAIDLNPLSRTSLSATVTIIDNVTRALGNMIHFTKEMKKDSKEQLEEIIDSYDNRKVLADAMYAIQERLRNQAGREGIEWI from the coding sequence GTGACACATATCCCTGAAGATCATCCAAGATATGCATCCCTGATTACCAGGGAAAAGATAGTTGAGGGTGTACAGATGGGTATCACCAGCCAGCAAGGCCTTGTAGCACAGGGCAGAGGTGAAGCCTTTGATTATCTTATTGGTGAACGTACAATAGAGTCCGCAGCAATTGCAGAACGTGTGGCTGTAGCATATTTGCTCACTGCACAGAAACCTGTAATATCCATTAATGGAAACACTGCTGCTCTTGTACCTGGAGCCCTTGTATCGCTGGCAGATGTAACCGGAGCGCAATTGGAAGTTAATCTGTTCCACCGTAGCGACGCTAGAGTACATATGATAATAGATCATCTAAAAGCATATGGTGCAGGCCATGTACTTGGCGCGAAAGGTGATGCACGAATTGATTTATCCCACGACCGAGGAATAGTTGACCATGAGGGCATATATGCAGCAGATGTGGTGCTAGTGCCCCTGGAAGATGGAGATAGATGCCAAAAACTTGTAGAAATAGGAAAGATAGTCATAGCAATAGATCTTAACCCCCTTTCAAGAACATCTCTTTCTGCAACTGTAACAATCATCGATAACGTGACCAGGGCATTGGGGAATATGATCCATTTCACAAAAGAGATGAAAAAAGATAGTAAAGAACAACTTGAAGAAATCATTGATTCATACGATAACAGGAAAGTTCTTGCTGATGCCATGTATGCTATTCAGGAACGCCTCAGGAACCAAGCAGGACGTGAGGGTATCGAATGGATCTGA
- a CDS encoding pantoate kinase gives MQVIKRSARAFAPAHITGFFCIHDHEDPRKKGSTGCGIVIDGGVVTTVTSAEEMEETQIILNEEQVGGYTTRTVVNMLTDSPLLVESVSNIPIGCGFGASAAGALSTAYALNDVLSLNLTSSMLIETAHVAEVVNRSGLGDVIAQSFGGVVIRTTPGAPNYGTVDWIPVAGKEVLCLTLGELDTGSVISDPDFAWRITSMGKGAMKKLMTSPTFENFMQCSRDFALGTGLASDAIIDAIEAVESAGGMASQAMLGESVFAIVEPERRDAVIEALSEFGQPLAYYLNNCRAGLM, from the coding sequence ATGCAAGTAATAAAAAGGTCCGCGCGTGCTTTTGCCCCTGCGCATATAACCGGTTTTTTTTGTATACATGATCATGAAGATCCACGTAAAAAAGGTTCTACAGGTTGTGGAATAGTTATTGATGGCGGAGTTGTTACTACCGTAACATCTGCAGAAGAAATGGAAGAGACACAGATAATACTTAATGAGGAACAGGTAGGAGGATACACTACAAGAACTGTGGTAAATATGCTTACAGATTCGCCGTTGTTGGTGGAAAGTGTATCAAACATTCCCATAGGTTGTGGATTTGGAGCATCAGCTGCCGGAGCTCTCAGTACGGCTTATGCACTAAACGATGTACTATCCCTTAACCTTACATCGTCCATGTTAATTGAAACAGCACATGTAGCAGAGGTTGTAAACCGAAGCGGATTAGGTGATGTAATAGCACAATCATTTGGAGGTGTTGTCATCCGCACCACGCCCGGAGCACCTAACTATGGTACTGTTGATTGGATACCAGTTGCAGGAAAAGAAGTGCTCTGTTTGACACTTGGAGAGCTTGATACTGGTTCTGTAATCTCTGATCCGGACTTTGCCTGGCGTATAACTTCTATGGGAAAAGGTGCAATGAAAAAACTCATGACTTCACCTACTTTTGAGAATTTCATGCAGTGCTCCAGAGATTTTGCATTGGGTACGGGACTTGCTTCAGATGCCATTATAGATGCAATAGAAGCGGTAGAATCCGCTGGCGGCATGGCATCCCAAGCCATGTTAGGGGAATCTGTTTTTGCAATTGTGGAACCTGAAAGAAGAGATGCAGTTATAGAAGCACTTTCAGAATTCGGTCAGCCGTTGGCATATTACCTTAATAATTGCAGAGCAGGGCTTATGTGA
- the coaBC gene encoding bifunctional phosphopantothenoylcysteine decarboxylase/phosphopantothenate--cysteine ligase CoaBC, whose protein sequence is MQTTRDHPTIWIKGNTSTSLTGKTIVLAVTGSIAAVHTVELARELIRRGAEVYAVMSEAASWILNPMALHYATGHGAITKITGAVEHVEFCGMSGKADLLLIAPATANTIGKIASGIDDTPVTTFATTAIGSDIPVMVVPAMHEAMYNHPALAENIEKMKCWGIRFIGPYIKEGIAKIASNEEIILQVERQLGSKDLEGRKVIITSGSTAEAVDPIRILTNRASGKTGVELALEAYRRSAEVTIVHRNKAGFTGIKEIYAESAAQMTQAVLEELVSGYDILISAAAIADYTLDPANTKIKSGGELNLHLKPTGKLVGRAREEHPELLIAGFKAETGTTLDELLKRATHTLETSKLDMIVANEVSGSGMGTEDNEVYILTTESPGHIHIKGSKRVIASALLDEISHLLISRK, encoded by the coding sequence ATGCAAACTACGCGTGACCATCCCACAATCTGGATAAAAGGTAATACTTCAACTTCACTTACAGGCAAAACTATAGTGCTTGCAGTCACAGGCAGCATTGCAGCCGTGCATACCGTAGAACTTGCCCGGGAATTAATAAGAAGAGGTGCTGAAGTATATGCCGTAATGAGCGAAGCTGCTTCATGGATACTTAACCCAATGGCTCTGCACTACGCCACCGGTCATGGGGCCATTACAAAAATAACCGGAGCTGTGGAACATGTAGAGTTTTGCGGAATGAGTGGGAAAGCAGATCTGTTACTCATAGCCCCTGCAACAGCCAACACAATTGGAAAAATTGCATCCGGGATAGATGATACGCCAGTAACGACATTTGCTACCACTGCCATTGGGTCAGATATACCCGTAATGGTAGTACCAGCAATGCATGAAGCTATGTACAATCATCCTGCTCTGGCTGAAAACATAGAAAAAATGAAATGCTGGGGAATTAGATTCATTGGACCTTATATAAAGGAAGGAATTGCAAAAATAGCTTCAAATGAAGAAATAATACTTCAGGTCGAAAGGCAATTGGGTAGCAAAGACCTAGAAGGACGAAAAGTAATCATAACCAGCGGCTCCACTGCAGAAGCTGTTGATCCAATAAGAATACTTACCAACAGGGCATCTGGTAAAACAGGTGTTGAACTTGCTCTGGAGGCATACCGGCGCTCGGCAGAAGTTACTATAGTACATCGTAACAAAGCAGGATTTACAGGCATCAAAGAGATCTATGCGGAAAGTGCTGCCCAGATGACACAAGCAGTATTAGAAGAACTGGTCTCTGGCTATGATATACTGATTAGTGCAGCTGCAATAGCTGATTATACGCTGGACCCGGCTAATACGAAAATTAAATCCGGTGGCGAACTAAACCTACACCTTAAACCTACTGGCAAACTTGTAGGCAGAGCAAGGGAAGAACACCCAGAATTGCTCATTGCAGGCTTCAAAGCCGAGACCGGAACCACCCTGGATGAACTTCTTAAGAGAGCAACGCATACTCTTGAAACTTCAAAACTAGATATGATTGTTGCAAATGAAGTAAGTGGCAGCGGAATGGGCACAGAGGATAACGAGGTGTATATACTTACTACTGAAAGCCCCGGGCACATACATATAAAAGGATCAAAAAGAGTAATAGCTTCTGCATTGCTGGATGAGATCAGCCACCTGCTGATATCTAGGAAGTGA
- a CDS encoding right-handed parallel beta-helix repeat-containing protein, translating to MAIPLLIKFLLLVISLSVSGCVSSVDHFIDTITEVKVPSGATAYVGTNGTGNYNCDGVNDHVEINKALEYINSIGGGTVYLKGPNTYWINGTLKMGENTILTGDKDACIKLIPKAGWGDYVPLITNMEDAKQNFTIKGFEIDGNSENQSVPRGSGYYDMIYFYKCTNITVTDMRMEWGTSDGLIVRNYFYNPSSNIVFTNNSVYKLGHEALYTLGLNGVTVANNQVLTRTNTAFRLSSSGHAKIYKNLIYSEIEDWSTGPGIEIDKSDGYKSEDIEIYKNKIRTLNGAGIWIDGEDADNKIRGKDVYIHHNVIYDVGQYHENTGYSNCGIVIGQFNNTIIENNVIDSTGEAGIKYYKYPKSITMDANFTTIVRNNIIIGSKKYESSGIWNTDSLNHTFISNNNCIYSIYQNYKGNGINEANDIYVDPLFADAAKHDYHLKSAAGRWSGKEWVTDSVTSPLIDAGYPQSSFVHEPESNGGRINIGRYGNTDEASKSAS from the coding sequence ATGGCAATTCCTCTATTGATAAAGTTCTTACTTTTAGTAATAAGTCTTTCAGTTTCAGGATGTGTTTCATCCGTTGACCATTTTATTGATACTATCACAGAAGTCAAAGTACCAAGCGGAGCGACTGCATACGTTGGTACCAATGGAACTGGGAATTATAATTGCGATGGAGTAAATGACCATGTGGAAATCAACAAAGCACTGGAATATATCAATAGTATAGGCGGGGGTACAGTATACCTGAAAGGCCCGAATACTTACTGGATAAACGGTACCTTGAAAATGGGAGAGAATACGATTCTTACTGGCGATAAGGATGCTTGCATCAAGCTAATACCAAAAGCTGGTTGGGGAGACTATGTGCCATTGATCACAAACATGGAAGACGCAAAACAGAACTTTACAATAAAGGGATTTGAGATAGACGGAAATAGTGAAAACCAATCAGTACCCCGTGGTTCAGGATACTATGACATGATATATTTCTACAAGTGTACTAACATAACTGTTACAGACATGCGTATGGAATGGGGAACAAGTGATGGATTGATAGTTAGAAACTATTTCTACAATCCTTCTTCAAACATCGTTTTTACTAACAATTCAGTGTATAAGCTTGGGCATGAAGCACTGTACACTTTGGGACTGAATGGTGTGACAGTAGCCAACAATCAAGTATTGACAAGGACAAACACAGCCTTCAGGCTGTCAAGTTCAGGTCATGCAAAAATCTACAAAAATCTGATATATTCGGAAATAGAGGACTGGTCAACTGGCCCAGGTATCGAGATCGACAAGAGTGATGGATACAAATCTGAAGACATAGAGATATATAAGAACAAAATTCGCACCCTTAATGGCGCAGGCATCTGGATAGATGGAGAAGATGCAGACAATAAAATACGCGGAAAAGATGTATACATCCATCATAACGTAATTTATGATGTAGGCCAGTATCATGAAAATACAGGATACAGCAATTGTGGTATAGTGATAGGACAATTCAATAATACAATAATAGAGAATAATGTAATAGATAGTACCGGAGAAGCTGGAATAAAGTATTACAAATACCCGAAGTCAATTACAATGGACGCAAACTTTACAACTATTGTGAGAAACAACATAATAATTGGCTCAAAGAAATACGAATCCAGCGGAATATGGAATACGGATAGTTTGAATCATACTTTCATATCAAATAACAACTGTATCTACAGCATTTATCAGAACTATAAAGGGAATGGAATCAATGAGGCAAATGATATCTACGTTGATCCATTATTTGCGGATGCTGCAAAACATGATTACCATCTGAAAAGTGCTGCAGGCCGATGGTCCGGTAAAGAATGGGTCACAGACTCCGTAACAAGCCCACTTATCGATGCTGGATATCCACAATCCAGCTTCGTTCATGAGCCTGAATCTAATGGTGGTAGAATAAACATCGGCAGATATGGAAACACTGATGAAGCATCAAAAAGCGCTTCATGA
- a CDS encoding DUF5652 family protein: MLGISYLALQTPGFMALFLVLVFWDLMWKGIGLWKAARNEEKYWFIAILIINSLGIVPILYIYVFQKGKKGI, from the coding sequence ATGTTGGGAATATCGTATTTAGCTTTGCAGACACCTGGATTTATGGCTCTTTTCCTTGTACTGGTCTTCTGGGATCTTATGTGGAAAGGAATAGGACTGTGGAAAGCTGCAAGGAATGAAGAGAAATACTGGTTCATTGCCATACTGATCATAAACAGTCTGGGGATTGTGCCTATTCTTTATATATATGTGTTCCAGAAAGGGAAGAAAGGAATTTGA
- a CDS encoding TspO/MBR family protein codes for MIPSKINWKHLLISILLCQFTGLLGALFTTPAIPTWYATLMKPSFVPPSWTFSVVWTLLYMLMSIALYLVWEKGLEKADVKKAMGVFGIQLFLNFMWSVLFFGLRSPLYGLDGIVVLWVAILVNIWLFYRISKPAALLLVPYILWASFAAVLNYSIWVLNG; via the coding sequence ATGATCCCATCTAAAATCAACTGGAAGCATCTGCTCATATCAATCCTGCTCTGCCAGTTTACCGGCTTACTGGGTGCGCTGTTCACCACTCCAGCGATCCCGACATGGTATGCGACACTCATGAAGCCATCCTTTGTACCTCCAAGCTGGACGTTCTCAGTAGTCTGGACGCTACTCTACATGCTCATGAGTATTGCCCTGTATCTGGTATGGGAGAAAGGCTTAGAAAAGGCTGATGTAAAAAAAGCTATGGGCGTGTTTGGAATACAGCTTTTCCTGAACTTCATGTGGTCTGTGCTGTTCTTCGGCCTGCGGTCGCCTCTCTATGGGCTCGATGGCATAGTTGTCCTGTGGGTGGCTATTCTTGTAAACATCTGGTTGTTCTACAGGATCTCAAAACCAGCAGCACTGCTGCTTGTACCATATATCCTCTGGGCATCATTTGCAGCAGTATTGAACTATTCGATATGGGTGCTCAATGGATGA
- the cfbB gene encoding Ni-sirohydrochlorin a,c-diamide synthase — protein sequence MTTPTNMQSMASDKEKHIPRVLISAGSSSSGKTTVTIGLLAALSKAGYKVQPFKVGLDYIDPSYYTEITGHRARNIDGYLMDEERVRDVFLHGCEVDGEADIAIIEGVRGLYEGLESLSDIGSTAQIAKILNCAVILVLNARSITRSAAAIVSGFKAFDPQVNIAGVILNNIGGQRHAMKAKEAIEHYTGVPVIGIIHRNNEMMISMRHLGLVPAIEERRRSADFDAKISTIRDVISESVDIEKVLNIAGQAAPLPKPENTTFVKREVAEKPVIGIALDEAFNFYYHDNLELLELAGAELRYFSPVHDKHLPEVDGIYIGGGYPELFAAELEANTSMREDIKTASKAGLPIYGECGGLMYLTEKLTTGVKGKGAYHMAEMPESTHEMVGALPGHTLMGHKRVVSYNIGSLTLDTVIGKTGNSFRAHEFHHSEVTELTSDTRFAIKLFRGTGIIDGWDGLTVNNTLGCYAHLVASSYEEFAKSFVDFVGRNR from the coding sequence ATGACCACTCCCACCAACATGCAATCTATGGCATCCGACAAGGAGAAACACATTCCCAGAGTGCTCATCTCTGCAGGAAGTTCTTCTTCTGGTAAGACTACTGTTACCATCGGCCTTCTGGCTGCCCTGTCAAAAGCCGGATATAAGGTGCAGCCGTTCAAGGTGGGACTGGATTATATCGATCCCAGCTACTATACTGAGATCACAGGACACAGGGCGCGGAACATCGATGGCTACCTGATGGATGAGGAGAGGGTGCGTGATGTGTTCCTGCACGGATGTGAAGTGGATGGAGAGGCTGATATTGCCATTATTGAGGGTGTGCGGGGGCTGTATGAGGGCCTGGAGAGTTTGAGTGACATTGGAAGCACTGCACAGATAGCGAAGATCCTGAACTGTGCGGTCATCCTTGTACTTAATGCGCGCAGCATTACCCGTTCGGCTGCTGCCATTGTTTCCGGATTTAAGGCTTTTGACCCACAGGTAAACATTGCAGGCGTGATATTGAATAACATTGGTGGTCAGCGGCATGCCATGAAGGCAAAGGAAGCCATCGAACACTATACCGGTGTACCCGTAATAGGAATCATACACCGCAACAACGAGATGATGATCTCTATGCGGCATCTTGGATTGGTGCCTGCCATCGAGGAGCGCCGAAGATCTGCGGATTTCGATGCCAAGATCAGCACCATTAGGGATGTTATCTCAGAGAGCGTGGACATAGAGAAAGTGCTGAACATTGCCGGGCAGGCAGCTCCGCTTCCAAAACCTGAAAACACGACCTTCGTAAAGAGAGAAGTAGCAGAGAAGCCAGTAATCGGTATTGCTCTGGACGAGGCTTTCAACTTCTATTATCATGATAACCTTGAGCTGCTGGAACTTGCTGGAGCAGAACTACGATATTTTAGCCCAGTACATGACAAACACCTGCCTGAAGTGGATGGGATATACATCGGCGGCGGCTATCCAGAACTGTTCGCTGCAGAGCTTGAGGCAAATACGTCCATGCGCGAGGACATAAAAACAGCATCGAAAGCTGGACTTCCCATATATGGAGAATGTGGCGGCCTTATGTATCTTACAGAGAAGCTCACAACCGGAGTCAAGGGAAAAGGCGCATACCATATGGCCGAGATGCCCGAGTCTACGCATGAAATGGTGGGCGCACTTCCTGGACACACGCTCATGGGACACAAGCGAGTGGTCAGCTACAACATTGGCTCTCTCACACTGGACACCGTAATCGGTAAAACCGGCAATTCCTTCCGCGCCCATGAATTCCACCATTCAGAAGTCACAGAACTAACCTCAGATACTAGATTCGCCATCAAACTCTTCCGGGGCACCGGCATCATCGATGGCTGGGACGGCCTCACCGTAAATAACACTCTAGGCTGCTATGCCCATCTTGTAGCAAGTTCTTATGAGGAGTTCGCGAAGAGTTTTGTGGATTTTGTGGGAAGAAATAGATGA
- the cfbC gene encoding Ni-sirohydrochlorin a,c-diamide reductive cyclase ATP-dependent reductase subunit: MEKQKRIAIYGKGGIGKSSTASNIAAACAEEGYKVMIIGCDPKSDSSITLLGGRRIPTILDLLRQGVKVTEEDIVFHGYRDVRCVEVGGPEPGIGCAGRGIIVAIKTLKDMCKEMDDMDLIIYDVPGDIVCGGFVAPIKKGLVNDAYVLTSGEYMPLYAANNICKGLSKIDTRLSGVICNSRSVTREEEIVRKFAEEIGSKLVAFIPKEQIVQDCERDGFSVLEKAPDSDIAQIYRDLARAIMSNSDSALPTSLDDERLRELTR; encoded by the coding sequence ATGGAAAAACAGAAACGTATAGCTATCTATGGCAAGGGAGGCATTGGGAAATCGAGCACTGCATCCAATATAGCTGCCGCATGTGCTGAGGAAGGATACAAAGTAATGATTATAGGATGCGATCCAAAGAGTGATTCATCCATCACGCTTTTGGGCGGCAGAAGAATACCAACTATCCTGGACCTGTTAAGACAGGGTGTGAAAGTAACGGAAGAGGACATTGTTTTCCACGGATACAGGGATGTCAGGTGTGTGGAAGTAGGAGGGCCTGAACCGGGTATTGGATGTGCCGGGCGTGGCATCATCGTGGCCATAAAGACACTTAAGGATATGTGCAAGGAAATGGATGATATGGACCTTATCATCTATGACGTGCCCGGAGATATCGTATGTGGTGGCTTTGTAGCCCCCATCAAGAAAGGACTTGTGAACGATGCATACGTGCTGACATCAGGCGAATACATGCCGCTGTACGCTGCAAATAATATCTGCAAGGGACTTAGCAAGATTGATACCCGTCTTAGCGGTGTAATCTGCAACTCTCGAAGCGTTACAAGAGAAGAAGAGATCGTGCGTAAGTTCGCTGAAGAGATAGGCAGCAAGCTGGTTGCTTTCATCCCCAAAGAGCAGATAGTGCAGGACTGTGAAAGAGATGGGTTCTCTGTGCTTGAAAAAGCTCCAGATTCAGACATTGCACAGATTTACCGTGATCTTGCCCGGGCGATCATGTCCAATTCAGATTCTGCATTGCCAACATCACTGGATGATGAAAGATTGAGAGAACTTACACGCTGA
- the cfbD gene encoding Ni-sirohydrochlorin a,c-diamide reductive cyclase catalytic subunit: MATKDISIIHPRPSSIVAALYTLRDLNVDVAILHGPPGCSFKHARLLEEDGIHVVTTALDENGFVFGGRRELSSVLEKVNEMFHPKLIGVVGTCASMIIGEELHEPVMDANLDVPVIEVEVHAGYANNTKGVLITLESALDVGVIDREEFERQKVLLEEATEVEKRHGAASKEYLAPSRGDLKYKVAQRIIELLREGKKGIVIMNAKKETGYMFADITVAIHEVASLLGVSANVVNMANLDESLGLPRVRGHAHNIMNDLKEKGMKIHEITGGLDEYPIAGNVVDDLIAKKYADYDFAVITGVPHAIPMDHISNMEIISVTNGPRQVLPLKEMGHKHVVVEIDLHPKTLGVNHIVESELGATLREMAREM, from the coding sequence ATGGCTACGAAGGACATATCTATAATACACCCCAGACCGAGTTCGATAGTTGCTGCGTTGTACACCCTAAGGGATCTGAATGTAGATGTTGCCATATTGCATGGACCACCGGGATGTTCTTTTAAGCATGCGAGACTCCTAGAAGAAGACGGGATACATGTAGTCACCACGGCCCTTGATGAAAACGGTTTTGTATTCGGAGGGCGCAGGGAGCTTTCTTCAGTGCTTGAAAAAGTCAATGAGATGTTCCACCCAAAGTTAATAGGCGTTGTTGGGACTTGCGCCAGCATGATTATTGGAGAGGAACTGCATGAGCCGGTGATGGATGCCAACCTTGATGTGCCAGTCATAGAGGTTGAGGTGCATGCAGGGTATGCAAATAATACAAAAGGTGTGCTGATCACTTTGGAATCTGCACTGGACGTAGGAGTTATAGACAGAGAAGAATTCGAGCGCCAGAAAGTGCTTCTGGAAGAGGCAACAGAGGTGGAAAAACGCCACGGTGCCGCCAGCAAGGAATACCTGGCTCCGTCAAGAGGAGATCTGAAGTACAAAGTGGCACAGCGTATCATCGAGTTACTTAGGGAAGGCAAGAAAGGCATTGTGATAATGAACGCTAAGAAGGAAACGGGCTATATGTTCGCAGATATCACAGTGGCTATACATGAAGTTGCATCCCTGCTGGGAGTTTCCGCAAATGTAGTAAACATGGCAAACCTGGATGAATCACTTGGCCTGCCGCGTGTAAGGGGCCATGCCCACAATATTATGAACGATCTGAAGGAAAAAGGCATGAAGATACACGAAATAACTGGAGGGCTGGACGAATACCCCATTGCAGGCAATGTGGTGGATGACCTCATAGCTAAGAAATATGCAGATTATGATTTTGCCGTGATCACCGGCGTTCCTCATGCAATACCCATGGATCATATCAGCAACATGGAAATTATTTCGGTTACAAATGGTCCCCGGCAGGTGCTGCCCCTGAAGGAGATGGGGCACAAGCACGTGGTAGTGGAGATTGACCTGCATCCAAAGACATTGGGAGTGAACCACATCGTGGAGTCCGAACTGGGTGCTACCCTGCGGGAAATGGCAAGAGAGATGTAA